From Daucus carota subsp. sativus chromosome 6, DH1 v3.0, whole genome shotgun sequence:
CGGACTGTGGGCCTCAACCAAACATAAGCGAGACCTGTTGCTCACAATAGGATTACTAATGCTTCTAAGTTCTGTTGGGCATTAGTTTTGGGCTTTTATAAATGGATTTCAATGCAGACTTatgtttcaatttattttttttgctaaacaaGTAAATCAAAACTTTCCTGTGTATAGAGGGGCACCTCATCCTTACGAGCCCAAGGCAGGAAATATATTACCCTTAGAGCAGATAATTTTCCTCTGGACAAACTGTATAAGATACAGAgtaaatatttaaatagaaactCCTGGAAATGGCAACATTATATCGAGCCTATTTGTATCGGTTTTAAGTCACGAATTTAAAGTTGTTTTTGAACTTAAAAATGTATGTTTGCGTAAGAAATCAGAATTAAGCCAGATTTTagtttaagatatttttttccGTGACTTGTTTCTTTTTAACTCactttaataaaatttacttataaatcataagtttcccgtaaatcatttttatttttattattatatttttaataactcataaatcaaaatcacccaaacagacattttaaactccGGGCTTTTCACCTTAAATCATATGTCATAATTTTAAACTCAATCAAACGGCTCATCACCGGGTCCTGTTATTTAAGAAACCGAAGAAGATTATATTCTAGAGTTCGTCCAAGCTGGCTGCTCTAGTGTAAGGCTGTGTCTTCaactcatactccctccgtccccctcaattgtttacattgggggggacacggagaccaagacaatgtatgaaaaatgagtaaagttggatgaaaagtgggtaaagtggtgggacctatcaatatttaataattgatttgagatagtggaggaaagtagtgggtgtaatagtagtttttattgttaaatatgagatagtgggggtagatagtgggtgtaatgatgagaaaaacttactatttatagtaacgtaaagaaatgagagggacatcccaaaatagtaaccgtaaagaaatgagagggacagagggagtaataaaacgAACAACAAAACTGGGAAGATTTGACATGAGATTAGCTGAGCTGACATATCAATCAACAATCAAATCAAGCAATATGATATCTGAGCCTGATGGAGCTGTTACCATATTTAAACCTAACGAACTAACTGCAGACAGTAAATAAGTTGAAACAGTCGAACCCCAATAGAGCTGACAAGGCCTGTTCGAAGTTATACAAACTTGTGCAACATCTCCAAACACACGGTGTACAAATATTGTCTGCATAATAAGATGGTGAGTTAAAATACAAGTGGTGTGGAGAATAGAACGAGGTAGCAGGATTGATACATGCAAGTGTGGGGGCAGTAAGTATTGAATGGTAGTAAAGTAATGAGTGAGACTTGCGATATCTCTGTCACAGCTGAGCTGATAAGTTGCTGTGGCTTTAGCAGAAGCAGCAGCTAAGCTCTTGTTCGATCAACCGTTGATTAATCAACCTCAGTACATGCATGTTATGATGTTACCAGGGCAGTACTTGAAGTATATAATTCACCACTTTGAATTTGGACTATGTTTATATCCATCATGACACGGTGGACTATGTGTGTTTACCGTACTTGCAACCCTTGTGATGCTCAATTTTGTGTGTTAAATGTACTTGTCAATTGTAATTCTAGTGTTTAGCCTTTTCTGTACTCCCCAAATTCTTATGTTGACCATTCATAAATTCTCAAGTACTCGCGCATTTCATTAAATTTTCACCGCTTTCACAtagcaaacaacttgtagcagaCTCAGTTTCTTGTTTACACTTGAGAGAATCTGGGTCTTGCTACATGCAACAGACCAAACTTCATCAGAGTCTCCAAATTATATATGGTACTGCATAATGTCTTTCTgcatgttataaattataatttggatAATTGATTGGCTTTAATTCTTAATGTGGAATCCAATGGAGTCGGAGAGCATACTAGAAGTATTACCCTGGTCCAAATCACCCAACTCGGTCTCAAAGTTTACAGTTAGGAAAAGAGCCATCTTGTAAAGTACTGTACTTCGTAcaattttttcttttcggacGGGTGAAGcataatatatacttatatatttgtgttgCCCTAATGGAATTTGGACCATATTTTCCTCctaaaatagtaatatttttcacaataagtttaaaaatgttttacaaaattatttttggttaaaaattcaattttgatacGCTAAAATAGTATATctgcagaaaaaaaattatttgacccTACCGAGTTGCATGAATAATTAAACCCTTTTATAATTTAGCTAATGATTATACATCAATTCTAAAATTAtacattagagcatctccaacggcgttggctataatcgttagcTAAATTGCATccgtaagacattatgtaaaatttgccgaacttgtaagacattgtacttcaatggcattggctatattggttggctataatttaaaaatagtatgttattaatattttagtttgttaaaatagaataaatcagttcaatatggtaataaatgatgtgcaatcatcctacagatttcttacagacctgtagaggttcgacaaatataatcatccacaggaggttggctaaaaatATAGACAACGggttcacgtggttggagtgtgattttttcaacatgttggttatattttttatatttggtatgACAACTCaatttttagccaagggttttatatggttggagatgctcttagactgttattttttatcttattttggTTGGGTACCAACAGTTTGAAATAAATCAACATGTAACAGTTTAGAAGGTCCCTCTGGGGAGCAGCTGCAAGCTTTTGTCGAATAGACCCACAAGAGGATGAACTGTCAAATCTGTGCTCAGTCGTGTATTTCTTTTATCAAATTCGTACTGATATTATTAAATTTCTCTTTATATTCTACATATATTTGCATTGTCCATTTGTCCCGGTTCCTGCACGCCACAGAAACAGTTGATGACTTGATGCATggcttactccctccgtcccggtcaatagtatacattgggggacgggggcgcggcaccgactttaatgcttcaatgtagtatagttctgtaaattatttttaagatttttttttttgtataaaagtataacatttatacttttatacaaaaaaagaaaatcttaaaaataagttgtagaactatgttttataagagccttaaaaagcgtgtcgagcagtgaaaaagaaacgtatacaattgactgggacagagggagtattaaacaaTGCCCCAGTGGCTCAGACAAGTATATAATATGGACACTGCAAGCTTTGTACCCAGTTTTATGTTCAATGTAGTCGTGCTGGACATACACATATAAACTAGGTTCCCTCTCTTCATGTATCTATGCTGAATAACACTCAATTCTCCGTATTAGATCGATCCGAAAATCAATGGTTTAAATTGATCCGAGTCGAGTCGACCTTTCTGTATGTTTGACTGAGAAAGATGCGACCTAATTGTGCCTGAAATTAATGAAGACGAAtcaaaatcatccaaatcaCATTTTGAGATTAAACGTTTCTATAGTTTTTGCCACATTGCAATCAATGTGGTAGTATACCATATACTATATGTTTGAATGAATAGGAAAGCTATCTGTCATTTTAACTTAATCTTTTGCTTTATGTTTACCCTTTTACCTCTAAAGTGGACAGACAACGACAGCCGTAAACACGgagtaaaagaaaaagaagctaTTACGTAGTTGATTATTAATTTCTCCTTGTATCTGCTGAAAGCATATCCTAGTTTCCAGTataaaattattactccctccgtccccctcaattgtttacattggagggggacacggagaccaagacaatgtatggaaaatgagtaaagttagatgaaaagtgggtaaagtggtgggacctatcaatatttaataatagatttgagatagtggaggaaagtagtgggtgtaatagtagtttttattgttaaatatgagatagtgggggaagatagtgtgtgtaatgatgagaaaaacttgctatttatagtaacgtaaagaaatgagagggacatcccaaaatagtaactgtaaagaaatgagagggacagagggagtacagtTTTATAAGCAAATGTTGAGAAAGTTAAACTGAGAAATGTTTGATTATCTACACGAGGTCTTATCAATCTGTGAGACAGACTTTAGGTTAGCCTAATAATCGCATCTACATCCTTTGCAAAAGACGTACGCTGTTAGACTGCTGGTTTTTGAGTTTTCATCTGTCTGAATTGTGAAGTACAGCTCATCTTCATAGCTACTCGCATAGCCTAGTACATTATCCTAGCTAGCTTTATTATTATCTGGTACCCAAGTTCAGTAAACTGATGATAATAACCGAATCCAACCACTGACTTCTCTCTGCGTCTTTATGCTTTACGATTACATAACCCCAAAACTCATCCGGAATACAACCAGTTCACATGAGTTTAATTAATCAGCTATGACTCGGACGTGCTCCCTCCATCCCATCTAAATGGGTTTAAGAAAACAAGTTTAGTAACGTGAAAATGTGAGAAAAGTGAGGATAGTGATGAGACCGGTTGATATTCTACTCCGAtgctttttatttttctttgaaaagAGAGAATTATAGATTGCTAGGGTTCATGCCTGTAAATATTCTATAATCTGTAGAATTAGAACAACTCTTGGGGAATAATATTAGTATTCAGGGAACTACTGCTTATAAAGTACACCTTCCCTTACTTCTATCTATTAACAATTTTTATCTATTACTTGATACATATATTAAGACATAtaagtaatatataaatttataattaatttctcagttttttttctgaaataaggttcgaaaagaaaaaactaaaataatttataaaacaatactACAACAGAGTCTTACTAAATCTTAATCCAAAATCTTAACAACCTAAAGAGATCGACCGAGTAATTTCATATAACTGATGACGTTACTGTATGATACAGTAAAAAGAAAGAGCGTAACTGAAGTATTCAAAAGAGCTAGCTAGCTCGTCAGATATATATACAGTTTGATTTTGTGCAGTTGTGCGACAAAGTATGGGGAGCCAAAAAGAGAGGTGTTTTGGACCTGATAAAAGATCGACACAATTGACCTCCATGTGTTGTGTAATCTCCTTTTACATAAAAGAAATAGTACTTCTGGTTGCGGTTGATGTGACCCGACTTATCCTTGTATTTGGATCCAAACTTATTTAAATACAtacaataataatgataataatatgctTAAAGCTGAAACCCCTGATCCCAGACTAGCTAGGTGATTCATGCGATGCGAGTACACGTAAGAGGAAATATGGACGAGGACATCGAGATGGAATTTATTTTCTGCTGTTACCTCAATTCTTTATCTAAAAAACACTTAAAcctttattcataaaaaaataaaataatttataaaattatattttataaaatattaaaatatatatgcaaaAGAGTCAGAGAAACGAATGGAGTAATTGATTAATAGACTCATGTTCTACGGATCATAAATTTGATCATCACacatctaatttttttaaaaaaagttggataatatttattaaattatagagACGCTCTATTTATGACACAGTTTAGTACTagaatgttgaaaattattacaacaaaaatataacattaaaaatataaaatatttataaaataatataaaataactactttatatttttagaaaaaaataattgttatcACTTTTCTCGTCCGAATAATAATTCATACGCACGACGTTGATTGCTGGTACGTGACAACAATAGTCCACGCGCATAATGGAAGACTACTTTTTTATTGACAAGTGGGGAGACTATCAACCTagcgaaaatatattttttcccaAATAGTCAATAACGGATTATATTAATCAACTATTGTGTACGCAACTACGCATGCATACTGCACATTGCATTGCAGTATTGTAGTTGTATTAACATTGATACTCCCtcccctccgtccccctcaattgtttacattggagggggacacggagaccaagacaatgtatgaaaaatgagtaaagttagatgaaaagtgggtaaagtggtgggacctatcaatatttaataatagatttgagatagtggaggaaagtagtgggtgtaatagtagtttttattgttaaatatgagatagtgggggaagatagtgggtgtaatgatgagaaaaacttactatttatgataatgtaaagaaatgagaaggaaatctcaaaatagtaactgtaaacaaatgagagggacagagggagtatatctataatttatttgagCAGTACTACTCATGTACGTACGATATGAGATATTGGGTACTCAGTCGTGCGGTCACACTCAATGTTGCATTCATGCTTGACAACTAATGAATTTGTCTAGCTATAATCCGCTTAAAATAATTAGCACCGTGAAAGCCAGATGAATTTTCTAACGAGTACCCATCAAACCCAGTAGAGTACTGATAAGACGGCTCGGCCCCTACAGCATTGGGATATACAAGCCGTATACGAAGCAGCCCAGAGAAGACATCTCCTTCGTATTCGATGcatgcaaatatttatttttatattcctCCTCAAATTAAATTTGTGCAGGACTTGAGGTACTTGACCACATgttgatataaaaatattactccctccgtctctaaaaacgtttctcgtttgaaatgtcggcactgttcataacatgagacaaattactaatttacgtctaacctataagataaaatataatcatgagtgatcttgttggattcgtatttatgagtactttaatacaatgaatttttttatttaatactaatacaaaactaaagatattattgattaaaagtgtgtgttggtaAACGCGAAAAATACAAATGTGAAAAGTatttaggaacggagggagtattagcaTCAGTGCGCTGCTCTACTGTAAGACAAAACTTGGAATTgagattgaaatttgaaagacaGGTAGTTGGTGATAAGACATGAAAAGAAGGGCAGGGCACACAAATAGGCCATAATCTTAGATTTACTCCTCCATAATTTGGATGTGAAGCGGGATTGAAAAGATTGACATGCGTCCGATCTCTCTCGTTCACGCCAAAATTATACTACATCTCATTTGTCCCGTTCCATTTATGGACAAGTTTCAGTATTGCTTATACATATTGCTAGTCATTCTATCCACCGACGGTATGAAGTTACCGGAAATTACTAACAAAGACATACATGGATCAATGCTACAAACGTATAAGTATATGGGTAGCAGTGATAAAACTGTAGTATACTCACAAATTCGGTCTATTTGCCTTTTAATGTATCCTGATTCCTGCATAGTATATTTACTAATATCGTGCAAGACATTTGTTAAACTACAAGATACTCGTAACAAACTACCAGATCAgctatatacaaaaaaaaaatttcaacaataacTTTTGTGAATGAAatcctttatttattttttcaccaaatgatggtaaaaatatattaaaatgaagTGTACGTCAGAAGGTATAGAGACGGAGACGGGTACATGTACTTGTCCCCACTGACCTCCGTGATAGATGCATATATcttctatatttttaattaaaaatttgtttcGCCCTCATAATTATGGAGTTAGACCTTTCGAGTGAAAGTATAAATTCGAATCTAACATGACAATAAAATTGTTTtgtcgattttttttttttgcctcaGCTAGACTAAAATCCTATCTTCGTGTCTTGATGCAGAAGCTGCACAAGTGGAGAACCATCGATAGCCCCCTTAACGAAGCAGTGTAGAGAGCAAATTTATAGTTATAGACTGAGCCAAACTGATACAAGCAAAATTCAGATCTCTTTCAAGTCACAATTCTGGAGAACATATTCGGTCAATTTTCAGGGATTCACACATTTACTGTTCAACTAAATTGTTGTGAACAATTGCTTTAGgcaaatatatagtaaaatcCGAGAGCCGCGTGCCTTAAAACCGTTAAAAGCAAATCTGTGAAGCCTCGTGAGTTTACTAAGAGTCGAATTTAAGCATTTTCGCTGTGCCGAGAACACGAGAAATATTcacacaataaaaaaaaaatctacgaatgcataatatataaagcTAATCAGGTTaccaattttctaaaaatctcaATATTTCAGAATGAGAatttaatataatctaatatataatatcCCACCATATAGAGAGCGTGAAATTATAGGTGAATGCTCATAAATAAATTCATGGTAGTAATATCCATTTTTTGCTCATCGAGCACTCGAAGATTGAATATATGTCTAGAAATATAGATTTATATAGAGTCGGGCTCTTAATATAGCTCCACTAATAATTATGATGGGAATGATGATACATGGATGAAGGATCACAACCACCTCGATTCATAGCGTCACTTTGGCTATCTCCTTCATTAATATGCGACGAAGCCCCGAGGTTGAGATAAACCAATCTCGAATCGAGGTTCAAGTTACCTACATTGCCACCACGCGCTCCTCCGCTGCTGTGATGATGATCTTCATTTCCCATTGGCGGTGGATATATAGTTGTGGAAGTATTCGCTCCGCCGCTTCCATCACCGCCACCAACTTCCTCCCTCGAGATCACCAATGCTGCCGACTGAACAAGCTCGAGGCATAGCCGAAGCTTGTTTGGTTCGATGTGTGTTAGCCCCGGGATGGCCCCTTTGAATAAAAAATCAGAGGTTAGGGTTCGCAAGACATCTAGGGGGGTAATGCCTTCCATTGTACGGACATTAGGGTCTGCATGGTGGTCAAGAAGAACTGCCACCATATCCGGGGACACCATCTCGGCGGCTATGTGGAGGGGCGTTTTGCCCGCGGGTCCAGCCGGGTAGTTCACTTCAGCTGCCCCGAGTTCCAGCAATGCCTTGACAACCTCTCGGCTACAATTCTCCACGGCGTAATGTAGGGCGAGCGCTTCGTCCAAGTTGAGACCTTCTCCCATCACCATGAGCTTCACGAGTTCCACGTCAGACGAGTCCAATGCTCGTCTCATTCTCCGAATTTTCTGATCTTCCAGGTCCGCGGTCAGGTCGTGTTGGTGATGGTGGTGGTGCTGTTCAGACATGAGAGACCGACGAGCAAGGGTGGACTTGAAACGAAGCTCTTCGATTTTGGCCACAACATCAATCGGGAGGTGCTTGGCCAGAATTTCGGGAGGAAGACCCGATTTCGCAACCAGATGGGAACAAGTAGTCCAAAGCTGATGCATGTCTTGTTTTCTTGATGCTATCAAAACCTTCATCACATCTTCAATTGACGCTTTCTCTACTATACTTTCCAGTTGCTTCTGCAAATGCATCAACATCCAAAAGACAAGATGTACATGAGGAGCTACACATTATACTATTTATAAGACCTTGTACCAGTACATAACCATGTTAAAACACAAACACACGTGTGTGACACAGATATAGTGAGTGGAAAGAAGGAAGGAGCTAGGGAAGGAAAGTTTAGTGTTTTGGCATGAGTCGtttggttttatatatttagagtAATGTAAAACCAAATGAGGAAAGTGGGGTTTGGTTGGGAAAGCAAAGCTAATGGAAGGTAGATCTTATTTGACGAGATATCACTGTGGAAAGACAAGACGTCAAGACTTGGGCAAATCAAGATCTAAATTTAGCAAATATTGGGAGTAGAACATAAAGATGTGAGGAACCCAATTCCAGAAATATGTATGCAACTAATCAACTCAACtatatatctatctatctatataccCACACCCCTAGTCACATATACATGAAATGAAGCCAATGATTATGATGATAAGTCTTTCTGTCTGTCCACACTAGaatcacataaatatttatGCACAAATTAAGACAATTTTTCACATATGCTTATATCCATCCTATAATTTGAAAGATTATATCATTCATTAGAGAGAATCGAAACCAAGGCTTGAAATAAATCGTTTAATTGGTCCTTTCGAAAAGTAATAACCACACTCTAATTTATACTAACTCCTGTTTAGAAACTGTTTATAAACATCAGCTGTTAAAGCTGCTCAAGAACTGGAAGATAGTTCGGATCAAAGGCTGCAAAAACTAGCGAAAGGTGTAATCATAAGAAAAGAGCAGAGGAGAGTGGTTTTAGTACTAGATTAGTTTTATCCGAGATGTAATATTTACATCCAACGATGTTTATATTAAAAAGGTAGTTTAGAAATCAACCCATTTGATTGAATGTTGTTACAATAGTATGTTAAAACCCCATAATAAATCTACGtaggagagagagatggagagaggaGAGATCTCAAGAAGGGGGTAAAAGCACACATAATTAGAGTGAGACTCACCTGAGTGAGCAATGCGAGCTGTTCAATACCGAAAGATCTAGCGGCTGCGAGGGTTTCGAGAGCAAGATCAACGGCTGCAGTGCAATGTGTGTGCCAACAACCCCTCTCCCCACAATTAGGCCTGGGCTCATGCTTTTGAGGCACAATTGAGACTTGACCACTGTACAAGAATTGCAACATCAACAAAAACACCTCATAACCTACTGAATTCACCGGTATCACTTGCGAATTGGGTCCACCCCTGGGCGATGAGGCCAACGCGCCGCCACTACCGCCAGACCTGGACCCGCTTCCGACGGAGGAGGCGTCGAGCCCGGCCGGGGTGTCTGGCCCACAAAAGAATTTCCTGAAGAAGAGGCTCCTAGCAGCCAAGATGCACCTGTGAGCGTGGACTAAACGACCCTCCACACTGAAAGTTACATCACTGAAGGCTTGTCCGTTGATCAGAAGATTTAGATAATCTAGAGATAGAGATCTTAAGTAGTCCTCCAGGGAGGACATCATATATCGAGAGAGAGATcgggagagagagaaagagatgttGTTGTCCTAAAAAAGATGGTTCGAAAGAAAGAGGAGTTTGTGAATAGCTAGGTTATTGTACATGTGAGCTCAagggaaaagaaagaaagatgaAGATGGGTTGTTGTGCATGTATGtccatctttcttttctttcttccgATGATTTTATTTCTTCTCCAGAGATTCTCTATTCTATGATGGTGTGTGTGGTACAAGATATTATAAGAGAGAGATAGAGCAATATGGGTGGCTGTTCTGGGCGGCTCAACTATTTAAAAAGAACCACTATGtcctttatattttatttttttatatctctACGTACAATTGTCTTCAATTTTTCTCATACAATTGCAAGATGCATAGGTAAAATCAGTGTTTCGGATTTAGTTGGAGAAGTTACGGAACaaagattaatcggggattaattggaTTGATCGGCGATTAATCAGATTGATCAGTAATTAatcggatatttaatcagtCCGACGAGCTAcggaacatggattaatcggtgattaatcgtgattaatcaccgatttttagaacagaaGGTAAAATACGTGCTTTTGGTATAATATTTTAGCTAAATCATTTCCTCTTAGTGattcaaagttttttttttggaaaggcgtgattcaatttaaatcaatatttcGGTGATGGGGGCATAAATATTATTCCTAACTCGTATTGTGATTCATTGCAAGGTGTTGGTGATAATATATATGGCTGAGATTAAGACAGTTAGGAAAATATATAATAGTCCCTGTAATTTGTAAAACAGTCCGCCTGTCAACCACTAAATAATTAGCAGTAAGCCCTGTAATTTAATTTCTCCGCGcaggatattaaaaaaaaacagcaTTATCTTAGCGGACCAATTATTTAAAACAAGTCACCTATATATTAGAACCAATCCATCAAtgtctaataaattaataacatataaagatttttaataaagataattagcattttatatttttgaatgcTTTTTCGATTTAGTATCAAATTATGTTCTcgtatgatataaaattaaactcattttattttacactttttgaccaaatttcgttcaaattgaCTGCTACCATTAGTATAAATTGGAGTAAAACatcaaagatttatatatttataatctaaatttaaataaaattgtcatgttttaatttttttaatgctaAAAGTCACAACCACTTTGAACGaaatttagttaaaatgatGCAAATTAAAGCAAGTTCAAAACAAGGAGGTGCAAAATGTCAAGAAATATAATTGGAGATCAAATTGAAAATACGTCCAAAGCTAAATGATGTAAAGTATTAATTACTCTTttaataatgtatataaattttaatattttaattaataattataagtcttaataaattaatagattaattaattttataaatatagtttattGAAATTAGtaatatgatatttaataaatttttctaCCAATATATATCTTACTTTTACTGTATCCAATTGTCTATAATGCTTCCATACAagatttcaataaatattttctttcttacggatagagtttgaaatttattaaaatatttattcataaaaaaaatagccACTTTTATTCATTTTCACTAAAATATCATCTTTTGTGACTATGTTGGATACATAACACATGTGctaaaatgtattaaaataacTAAATACTTGTATATTTATTACGTACACTCATGTGTTGTTGGATTTAGCTGATTACAAATAATACTTCAAATTTAGTGTTAAAAGAATT
This genomic window contains:
- the LOC135147135 gene encoding BTB/POZ domain and ankyrin repeat-containing protein NOOT1-like; the encoded protein is MMSSLEDYLRSLSLDYLNLLINGQAFSDVTFSVEGRLVHAHRCILAARSLFFRKFFCGPDTPAGLDASSVGSGSRSGGSGGALASSPRGGPNSQVIPVNSVGYEVFLLMLQFLYSGQVSIVPQKHEPRPNCGERGCWHTHCTAAVDLALETLAAARSFGIEQLALLTQKQLESIVEKASIEDVMKVLIASRKQDMHQLWTTCSHLVAKSGLPPEILAKHLPIDVVAKIEELRFKSTLARRSLMSEQHHHHHQHDLTADLEDQKIRRMRRALDSSDVELVKLMVMGEGLNLDEALALHYAVENCSREVVKALLELGAAEVNYPAGPAGKTPLHIAAEMVSPDMVAVLLDHHADPNVRTMEGITPLDVLRTLTSDFLFKGAIPGLTHIEPNKLRLCLELVQSAALVISREEVGGGDGSGGANTSTTIYPPPMGNEDHHHSSGGARGGNVGNLNLDSRLVYLNLGASSHINEGDSQSDAMNRGGCDPSSMYHHSHHNY